CTGCTCCTGATAACCTGCAAGGACTGCACCGGATTTAACGGTTGGACTGCATTCTTCATTTGTTTATGCTTTATTACACTGTGGAAACCAATCAAATGATGGTAAATAGACTTAATGTGGTgcataataaattaaataaatttctatattaaatttaattcatttaatgaaaaaatgtcttcaaaaaACAAGAATTTAAACTTACAGCATATCAAGGTCTTGTTTTCCATTTAAACGTGGTGGATTATTTAGTACAGATCAAAATCATTGGTTGATTTTAACGTGTTTCATGTTGTTCAGTTGACTTCAGGGCCACTGTACTGGGGGTCCGACTGGGTGTCAACACCTACACTACGGGTTTTTTATGATATGGACACAGCCACCAGAGGTAATAAATCTATACACTTGCAGTGGATCCTCCTGAGGACCTCGTGATTCTAGACCCTGGTCATCTTGGACGCCTTGACGTTACATGGAGACCCCCGGCCAGCTTGATCAACATGACAGAGTGCACCATACGGTACCAGCTGGAGTACTACAACACAAACAAGGACAGCTGGACGGTAAGTGATTAGcattcattcatattcaaataATCAAGCATACAGTCATTTTGTACATGAGCGGACAAgcataaaaatacagattattaAGTAAATTACAATATATTCTCTAAAATGATGTTCATCTACCACAGTAAACAATGTGTGTATGATTACATGAATGAAGCCAAGTACATGTGTGTCCAACTTTGCTCAGATGACATTTTTCCACCTCAAACAAGCATAATGAAATACTCTATGTAAGTATATGTTAATTAAGGATATGTGCCTgattaaaaaaggattttcaTAACTTGACAGTGAAGTGGCAGAAATCTTAAacttaaagggaaagttcacccaaaaatgaaaactcccTCATTATGTACTCACCCCTATGGCGTTGGAACCGCATTCGCGCGCGGATCACAGCggaaacatgatgtaaatgataccgtttcgagttgaattggaatgtcggggcttactgacacttggatgacaccacaggagcagtatggctgtatgtttttttacgtttgaagaagtggtcaccatttacttcaattgtattggatttggctgcaacgctgtttccccctgaaactccgaaaatgttttgtggactcaaacacttcacccacccctccattggcataatggtgagtggataatgagggaattttcatttttgggtgaactatccctttaagtctgGATGATCAATTTAATCGTCACTGATTTAGATAAGGCGATTTATTACTTGATCTATTGGAAATGATGTGTCATAAAATaagaagcagaaaaagagaTATGGGAATTTGATTCTTGGAGTAAATATTAGTTCACCCGTCAAATAGCATTTCATCAATGCAGACATCTTTATATAACTCAGATGTCTGCCATGCctaatttaaaaaagtattcACAACATAATCCCTGAGCGGATGTTATTCATGCCCCTACAGGGCAGACTGGGCAAACCTCAAGCGACAACACACAGTAATGTCTCCAAGAGATGCTGGTACATGTGGCATGAAGGAGTCAGGTTTCAGTGTCAATGATGCTGACCACGTTCTCATTCTCAAAAGCACAACAGAGTCAATGATGGCAGGGAAAGAGACTTTACTGTAATGTTCAAAAGAAGGCAAACATACGTGGCAGAGCAGGAACAGCAATCAGGCAGGTTTGTAAAGGTCTAAGGTCTGGAGAGTTTAGCAATGAgcacaaacactaaacaacTGTTGAGTGGAAACATGGAGGTAGATGCAAAACGGATGGTTGGGTGACAGAGAACATATCTCAGATGGTCTTATCTCAtctaaggaggttatgttttcacccctgtctagCGGTTGAATGGTTTCTTGCAAGATTGTGCATCTTCCGCCccagactaaaaacacatctcttccgactacaccttggttaaaattaataatattaaataaaataaattgtatgaactggattcttgttgttctgggtttgtaccctcatggttaatGCACTTATTaagtgaaatgtaatgtaatgtagtagtagtagtagtatcttTGAAAGTGTATCTCATGGAAATTCCAGGCTCTCTGCTGATGGTGTCAACAAAGTAAATACATCTAAATGTGAACTCTATGCTGAACgacagatttgtgtttgtgcaggccATCAGGACGCCTTGGAGGTCTTACAACGCTCAGTTCGACCTGATGAAAGACGTCAGAGTGAGAGTGTACACGCTGCTGAATGGACCCTGCACCAATGGCACCTTGGTCAAGAGTGTGAGCTACACAGAACTGGTTCAAAAACCTTCCAACAAAGGTTGGTCACTGAGGTCTTCTATGTGTGACGCGATAGGATGCTGTTATTGGAAATCGTATATGAACCAACAGTGATCTTTCTACCTTTAGGTGTTGTCGGTTCCAGGGTCAAGgatttcatctgtgtcttctataGCATGGAGAACATGGAGTGCAAATGGGGAAGAAACCCAAAGATACCAGACAGCTCACAGCAAAATCTTTATTTCTGGTAAGACCTTGTTAGACCTTGTAGCCATGACAGCAGTGGTCATTAGCTCTAATCCACTGAGAAATATCTCCTCAGTATTACTGGATGGAACCCAcccatatttatttttgtacagaCCTTTGGTGATCCTCTCCCTTTTCCTATATAGGACCAACAGAACATTGACAACCTTTCTATCTATAACATTAGTATTTGATGGACTGCTTTGGAattttgtaaagaaattaaTGTTGAATTGTAATTAGATTGGGGATCTGATGTTTCACCTCGAGCAACCAGCAGGTCCGAATTTCACCTGCTTGACTACTTTGGTTTACGCTCATTAGAAAACAGATATGATAAACATGGTGAAGATTATCTGCTAAGCATAAGCGTTGTCACTGATgactgaaatctgattggaccctgaagtgcccctgttctgtcaataatttttttaaaaattatattattacatttcatttagctgacgctaTTATCCAAAGCGagttacaataagtgcatttaaccatgagggtacaaacccagaacaacaagaatccaGAAAGTataattttcttcaagaaagccaaactacaaagtgctatatgtaagtgccatataagtgctagTAAAGtgttaatttctttaaaaaaaaaagtttaatccaaggtatagtcggaagaggtgtgtttttagtccgcggcggaagatgtgtagactttctgctgtcctgatgtcattggggagctcgttccaccatttaggagccagcacagcaaacagtcgtgattttgttgagtggttagctcgcagtgagggagcaacaagccgattggcagatacaaagcggagtggacgggctggggtgtaaccTTTggatgttttgaaacggatgcaggCAACTGGCAACCAGAACCTGTGCCACTTACTGAGTGAGAAGGAgatgtattctcctgatgttgtccagcatgtatctacaggaacgtgttgttgacgtaatgttggcagtaagggagagttgactgtcaagtgtcacacccaggttcctagcaaTCTAGGTGGGGGCTAATACAATGGAAATGTAGTTACAGAAgttggatttgaaaatgaggagcGTTTGTCATCTATCTAAGTAGTTGAtaaagtggcttggtagaagggtggaaggaggaggggggcttGGGGGGTAAGGGGTCTTGAAAAGGTCATCAGGGTGTTTCGATTTTTgccatttcctttctgattCATCGCATAGTGGCTCTGTCGGCATGCACAGAGTCAGACAACCacggagctggggaggacttgCGTACCTGTTGTGACGTAAGAGGACAGAGATAAtcaagaggggaggagagagtaGAAAGGAGAGTGTCTGTGGCAGAGATAGGATGCATGACTGACAACGAGTCAGTTGAAGGGAGggctgataaaacagaggaggccagagaggagggagagagggagcgaatgTTGCGACGGACAGGTACAGAGACTGTTGATGTGATAGGGTTGTCAGTttgagagagcgggagagagttagagataaagaagtggtcaGAGACATGAAGTGGGGTTACAGTGAGGTTAGATGTAGAgcagtttctggtgaaaatataTTCAAGGTGGTTACCAGCTTTGTGAGTAGGAGGGGAgggactgagtgagagagcaaaggaagaaagtaaaagtagtaGGTCAGATGACTTCTCTGAAGTCCCCCAGAAGGACAAGTGGAGGGCCATTTACTGGGATGTTCGATAGGAGGACGTCTAATTCTTCCAAGAAATCTCCCAAAGGACCTGGTGGACGGTAGAGAACAACAATGGTTAATTGTACCGTTTATAAATAAACTAGTCACTTgctaacaatactaacaatagaCATGACAATTTGTCTGGAATTTTCTAcgcttttttgaagaacacaatgaaacaatttTCGATAGATTCAATCATGTGTGGGTTTGCTCAAAGTTATAGAATGAACAGTAAACACAGAATGATTTAAATGTGCACCTGACTGACTCATGAATTGTACTGTGATGTTATATAATTGGACCCTCATTTATGGCATCTggtttagaaaaatcctagatccatCTTTGCTTCAGAATAAGAGTCATTAAAAAATCTGCCACGTTTAACCATTATTCAAACCAACTTTTATCTTACAATTTGGTTTTCTTCAAATTTATTGCTAAGGACTTTCCACGCTCAGTAAATGGTTGACAGACTCTGAGTCTTGTTTTAActtaaacagaaaacagagatgtTATATAACGACTAAATAAGTCTTTGAAGAGGATAACATGTAAAAatccgccaaggcccaatagtctcctaaattaaatcaagctgcatcaaatgtcacacactcatagatccATGCGTTATTCTCGGAGAAAACGgttaaaaagttgaaaaatgtctcacaatttaaagaaagtgatccaAGATTTCCAGGTCCACGCTGAAGTTTCCTCAAAAtacattcagttgttttttgtgtgatcttgctcatgaaaacaaacaaaccaagcaacAATCAAATGGAGagggttgaaaacataacatccttggtGGAAGCAATGAATGCCCATCACTTTCCTGTAATTGTGGGTTCAAAGCTGCGAGTGTGTAAGCAGGTTTTCATCACAGCTGTGGACCAGAGTTTCCAGACCACGCACGCATGCAGAAATTCATAACTCATGAACTGTATTTACTCAAAAACTAGGTTTCCTTTCATGCAAATTAGGTTTATTGACCTTAAATTCCAAAAGAATATGAAAACTTGTTGGTAATAAGATGGGACGTTGAATGAAAAGCTGTCACACATAATTTAGGGATAATTTTACTTTatgcttcattaaaaaaatccaaCCTGACTGAGCCAAGAAGATAAAAGTCTTGTGGTCGACTTGGAGACAACCCAAGGGTTCAACAATTTCCGTGTGATGAGtcatatgtctttttttttgttttgttgttgaagcttgaagcttttatccaacaTACATCTTTATCCGAAGGGACACAGTTGACAGGACGAGAGCTTCAGCTGAGGGGAGAGGTTCTGATGAAAGCTTCTCAGCGAGCAAGTAGTAGTAGTTTTTTAGCTTTTATCCTTGACATAGGCAGAGCATTCATGTGAAATTCAATGCAGGGTAAAGCGCACCTTTCTCTTGGAATCAAACAAAGCCATCTGCAATCTCTCTTAAACCCTGTAGAAGCTTTCAAATTGTGGTCAGGTTTCACTGCTAAGCACCATGAACTTTAGGCCATTAAGGTAAGCAAGTATAAAACCTCACCTGATCTCATTTGATGAATAGATAACAGTGTGTCATCTGGTCTGTCTCCTCCACAGGCACAAGGACCTGGAACGGGCTGAGGAATGTCCGAAGTACATCATTTCAGGTGGAGTCAGGAGCGGCTGCAACTTCACGAAGAATGATCTTCCTCATTTCACTGATATAAATTTTTGCCTCAATGGTTCCTCGCCTGACGGACCCCTGAAACCAACATTCACCTCCCTGCAAGTCCAAAACCAAGGTACACGCATGTCTGCTTTCTGTAGAAGAGCAACCACAGCAACATTACTGTCCTCGTGTTTTGACTTCTCGCATTCTATAATATACTATGTCTTGTTTGCATATCCATGCAGTGAAGCCTGGGGCCCCACAGAAGCTGCATCTGCTAAGGGGTCCAGACAAGCAACTGGAAATACAGTGGGAAAGTCCTGTTGGGAGTGTTCCTGAACACTGCCTTGAATGGGAGGTAGAACACAGTCAAGAGGGACCTGACGGAAAAATAACAACGGTATGGGTGACACatctttggatttgtttttgttttcacagataGCAAACAAGACACTCTGTACTTTCCAACAACCATCAACCAGCCATTCTTTCAGAAATTCCTATTGCGGGTGTGTAACTTTCCacctttgtttcttttgaaTGGGCAATTGCAGAACCACCTGCACTGTACAGGATAGGCCGGGCTGAGAGTTGTGCAGGCAAAGAGTATGAAAAACTGCAAGAGCATCTTATAGttgcatttattttacacttgCAGATGTTACATTCCCAGAAATACTGTTGAATATTTCCATTTCCTAACCTGCTGCCAGCCATTTACTTTTTTCCCTCTGCATGGATCTATCACGTCTCTAATTTCACTCCACTTGAATTGTCAACACTAAATGTACAAGGGGAGCAAGGGACAATACAAATGATGAAATACTAAAAGCTAATGTGGATATGCAAagatgacaacacacacataagaaAAAGAGCACTGTTGAAATACATTGACTTCATCTGTATTAAAGAAACAATTActacagaaaacaacaatacgGATATATAGCTATGTCTCTAAGGGGTGTTGGTATCCGAGGCAGGAAGCAGTCAGGTTACAGCGACAAATATAATCACCACATTTAGAGAAACTTAAAACCCGAGGCCATGTGAACAGAATCCGGGTCAGACAAGCAGGAACAAGAATCTCACAGCTTTGCATGTCTACAGATTTGGGAAATGAGGACATACATAATGACGACTGGTGGGTGTAAATAGGGAGGCACGTACAGAGGTGATTGTTGAGTAGTTGAGGGCATATCcaacctgttttatttgtagATGTGCCAAGTAAGATATGAAACACAACTATAACTTCttgaaaatatgtatatttctACAGCCAGTCAGAGCAAACACATCCATTTCTCTTtattgagtttgtttgtgtcacaaagATTTGTTGATCAATGCAGCTTTGAGCAGGTTTTGCCTTTGAGTTTTGACTCTATGAATGTTTATCATCAACAGCACAAGAGTTTAACCACAGAGAGAAGCCTGACTCTGCCCCTCAACCCCGACAATGAAAGAAACTGTTTCAAGGTGCGGTCCAAATTACATCAGTATTGTGTGGACAAAAGCTTCTGCAGTGAGTGGAGTCGtccaacctgtcacccaggtgATGAACATTAAATTTACTACAACTTTTCATTTACATCACAATTATGTCTTATTGTCCTGTCCCCATACCAGCTAAGGATCTGGGTCATGGCGAATCCAGGCTTGTTCCGAGGAATAGCTAACAGCTAAACGAACGCTGGTCCAAATTTGATCCTTTTATTAGTGTGTGAAAATTCTACCTTTGACGCACCTTCAGTGGCTCGTATTGTCtgctaaataaatatataaagtaagTATTTAGAGCTGCCTCTGGATTCAACATTAAGACTGTGGTTTCATTcgtttcatttttaatttgaaaatgtgtgcccattgtaatttgattgatttatgtTTGGAAGGTTTATTGATTGATGTTTTCTTGACAGAGACATTTgtaaactggaaaataaataaattcactcgattcatgttgttgtttggaTTTGCCCCCAAAATGCATAACCTCATCGCTATCAATcccctaaatgtgtctgatttgtGGGTGTGTGCTTTAGAAATGAAAGAAGTCCGCCCTAAACCAGAATGGGACATGGTACGGGTCTATGTATACATTGCTGTTGCCATCACTGCCACACTGGTGCTGACTCTGGGTTTGGGTACAATGCTCAAACTGTGAGTACATACACATGTCCAGTATATTATCCACGTACAGGGAAATGTACAATGCATTTGAATGGTAAACTCACTGCAACACTGTGGTTCCATTCTAGGAGGACATCAAGACAAGCGAAGAAGCGTGACTCTGTGACCTGTTTGTCAGAAGTTCAGCTCCTACAATGACGGAGGCCTGAAGGGATAAGTGTGATTGGAAATCACTATGAAGCCCTGAAACATGGCGTCCAGTCATTGACTGATTGTAACCACTGCTGACACATGAGTGTAGATGCTACATATTAGACTGAAGGCTGCAATAggttatttacaaaaacaaataatttgcACAGCAGTATTATATTGCTTCTCTGTGCACTGcgtttttattatattgtttcaTGCAACGGCTACATTTTTACGATTGCTCTGAGATGTGTTATTAACCGGAATTGTTTTGTGTCAAGttttattgtttcctttttgcCTCAAATCTTGCCAGTTAGTTCAGAcaacaacagttttatttagtGTGAATCCGGCACACAGGGATCACATATGTGCAATGGTTTTATGTTACTGCACTCAACTTGACTTTCATCGGCTGCAGAATTCACAGTCTAAGTTTGAGAGATTTACATCTTTTTAAATGGTTAATTTAAAGAGAGGAACTTAGTTTAAAGTTTGAAAACACAATGCTGCCGGCTCACAGGCCATATGTTCACAGATTCAACGCCTTGAGGAAATTTCTTGGAGATGAACTCATGGATAAGCTGAT
The Hippoglossus stenolepis isolate QCI-W04-F060 chromosome 15, HSTE1.2, whole genome shotgun sequence DNA segment above includes these coding regions:
- the il13ra2 gene encoding interleukin-13 receptor subunit alpha-2 isoform X2, whose amino-acid sequence is MTECTIRYQLEYYNTNKDSWTAIRTPWRSYNAQFDLMKDVRVRVYTLLNGPCTNGTLVKSVSYTELVQKPSNKGVVGSRVKDFICVFYSMENMECKWGRNPKIPDSSQQNLYFWHKDLERAEECPKYIISGGVRSGCNFTKNDLPHFTDINFCLNGSSPDGPLKPTFTSLQVQNQVKPGAPQKLHLLRGPDKQLEIQWESPVGSVPEHCLEWEVEHSQEGPDGKITTHKSLTTERSLTLPLNPDNERNCFKVRSKLHQYCVDKSFCSEWSRPTCHPEMKEVRPKPEWDMVRVYVYIAVAITATLVLTLGLGTMLKLRTSRQAKKRDSVTCLSEVQLLQ
- the il13ra2 gene encoding interleukin-13 receptor subunit alpha-2 isoform X1 — its product is MGMKRSVTYPVTLMLLLITCKDCTGFNVDPPEDLVILDPGHLGRLDVTWRPPASLINMTECTIRYQLEYYNTNKDSWTAIRTPWRSYNAQFDLMKDVRVRVYTLLNGPCTNGTLVKSVSYTELVQKPSNKGVVGSRVKDFICVFYSMENMECKWGRNPKIPDSSQQNLYFWHKDLERAEECPKYIISGGVRSGCNFTKNDLPHFTDINFCLNGSSPDGPLKPTFTSLQVQNQVKPGAPQKLHLLRGPDKQLEIQWESPVGSVPEHCLEWEVEHSQEGPDGKITTHKSLTTERSLTLPLNPDNERNCFKVRSKLHQYCVDKSFCSEWSRPTCHPEMKEVRPKPEWDMVRVYVYIAVAITATLVLTLGLGTMLKLRTSRQAKKRDSVTCLSEVQLLQ